The Carassius gibelio isolate Cgi1373 ecotype wild population from Czech Republic chromosome B19, carGib1.2-hapl.c, whole genome shotgun sequence genomic interval ACTTCCTGCTCGACCAACAAGCATCTGTACTGAATCCCAGATTTCTTCCCCTCCGgctctaaaaatattgttggccAAGACTTCAAAAATGCCAGTGAAcaataagtaaaactaaaaaaacaagcaCTTTCactattattacataattatgtcACATTTTTTAAGTGGTAGAATGGGGAATTTGTTCTATGAATATTACATCTAATCACCTAGACAGActcataataataaacaaacacatcttcGTGCTCTGTCTCGAGTCTTCCTGTTCCTGCTTCACTCTCTCTCATCACTTCATCACacactcgttctctctctctcctttgtcCTTATAAGGAAGTGGAGCAGCTGGTGGAGTTTGGGCGGAAACGGCGCGCGGTGACAGCTGGGAGCTTCAGCACGCTCATACAGGAAGACGTCGCAGACGGGGAGCCCGCAATACACCCATTCAACATCAAAGACTAAAGCCAGGACCACTGTAACATTTCTCAGACGGTGACGGTAAGAAGAAAAGTCCtaatgcattgttagatatctGTGTTATGCGAAATCGTTTCTAGACACAAATCATGACAACTGAAACAGATCTCGCTCGCGCATACTATTGCCAAAAGCGATGAATCCTCGCAGTTGCATTAGGCCTTATGAATAAAACGTGTTTTGTCACACAACTGCATGTTTGCAGAAATCATAACAGCAGTGTAATGCGTCGGTGGGAAAGTTCCTGGTCTTGCAGAGATCAGCGCCCAGTGATGGGAAGTCTGATTCGATAATGCTAATCGGTTCTTTCGAGCAACTCGTTTCAAAGAACCGATTCGAAAACTCTGTGTTTCTTTTGCGTCATTATCAAGCCATTGCatgtttttataaaatgcatttaatgaaaaTAGCTCTGTTTCGCTTGCGTGTTTATAACACTCTCGTGCAATCAAGTCTAAAACAATTTCCAGTTACGTTaagtttatttatagatttttttttttcaaagtcttGTGAATCATTTCAAGTGATTCACTTAAAAGATCCGACTCAAAAGAATACTGAAAATTTGCTACAGCTCAAATGAAGGAAGTGGGGCGTGCGTCAAGTACAGGAACTCTGAACGATTGCTACATTGTTTCCGTCTTCACATTATTTTCTATAAACAGTCGCTCTTTATTGTCTGACTGAACGCGCGACAATGTTGTCCCTGCTGACCCGATTATTCAGTcaaatcacatcacatcaaatCTCTTGGCTTGCTTCTTGCCTCGTATCCTATTGTACCTAATCTTATTAATGGCTTGATTGCTTGTCAAGAAAGCCATTGGACTTTTGGTAGTGTCGTGAATGAATATGGCACATCTCACCCCGCGCTATGCCGAGAATGGATGTGATATGGCCTAGTTTTACTAGTCCTGAAGCATAAATGACCTGTTTTCATGTCCAGAAGCACAGCTTTGCACCCTTATGGCGTTTCAGTGATACATCTGAAtctactgtagtttttttttgtcttgttttggtGTGCTTCTCTTCAGGAATGTAGAGCAGGTGTTAACGCAGTGCCTCTAAACTGAAGCACAGAAGCTTCATCTGGGTTTGAAATGAACATCCATTAACACGCTCGCAAGAAAGTTTAAGTTATTCATAAATTATGTCCTCCAACATTAGAGGGTCGCACACAGTACAAGGGCCATGtctttaaaatgcatgtttaaaattacaATGaggattttgttttttatttctattttagttCATCTTTATGGTATTCGCAAACAAATAATGACTCACTCGGTCATTGACTGATTCAGAATCAGCTTTAAAAAAGAATTTGCTTAAATCTTAGCAGTGATTTTGATAATCTGGCTTCTATAATAGTTTTGACTAAAGCTAACATTTAGTAGCCAAATTGGCTGGTGGGCGATAGTTAATTTTAAACCCAAATGATGAGCAGTTCGGATCATCTCACTGATTTTCCTGCATCTGTAGGTGGCTGGTTCTTCAATAGTTGTTGCCTCCCTGAAATTGTTTACCTGAGGCAAGGTGATTTGACTGCTCTAATTTGAATGTGTATATTTTCTTATAATGTGAAAAAAGGGGAGTAGAGAAATTTGAATCTAGTTTGACTCCagtctgcttttattttatttggcagAAACTAAAGTTTCATTTGCTCCTGTGTTTTTGTTTCCTCAAAGGCGAACGTGCGTCTGTGATTTTATTCCTGTGTGaacaaatgttttgttcattCCAGTTGCCTGAACATTTGAAAACAACAGCCACAGCTGCTTGTGGTCACAGAGGAACCCTTTATTGTATTAGTATTGTTAACTAGCTTACTCAATCTTTCACATTTTCTCAAAACTAGTGCAATTTAATGTATCCGACATGAACTTCACTGGTGATAGTTTTCTGCTGTTGTTATAATCCAGTCTTGGGAAATGTGTGATTTCTTGAAGGAGTTAAAAATAAGTGGGATTTTTCCCTTGTGCAAGCTCTCATTAAAGGCAGGTGATTACGTGCTCGTATGGATTCCCTTTACATTTCCCAGAAGAGCTATTCAGGTAAAAGGAGGAGTGAGTCAGTGAGCCAGATTCGCGTATCAGGTTTCAGTTACGTAATGCTACCTGTTTAGTGTGCTTGCATGTAAAGGGGCAATAAAGACAGACTTGCCCTTTGAAAGTTGCCCAGAGAAGGCCAACAAGATCTacttcccctttttttttttttttttttttatagatttttagcacatttattttctctcaattgctgatttttttttttttcttcttcctgtaGCATTTTTGTGGGACAACATGTTGTGTCACGTCCTGCATTCTCTTCAGGCTCTGCATGTTTTTCATCTGTTGACTTTTTATGCACCCTTCCACTGTTGATCTTATTGTTCATTTTACTGTGAACAATGAGTTGTAGAAGAAGtcagaataaaaataatagtcgttggcataaaaataaaattcacccTGTCTATTTTCTCTCTGATGACATATGCTAGATTTGTCTAGTCATTTCGTTAAAACCTTACTAACAATCGACCACAAGCTCACAATCATGTCTGATTACAGGGATTTCTGTACAACCTTGTTGTTTCAGTAATCTTTGAgctgtctctctttctcacccaTCAGGCATGGCAGAGCTGGCAGGTCTAGTGCAACGTTTGGAGGTGGCTGTGGGCCGTCTGGAGGCCATGTCCTGTTCTGGGGGTGGAGGCAGCCCTGCTGCATCTGGAGGTATTAAGAAAAATGCAAACCAGATATATCTGGCAATAATTAGCAGTGCCTAGTGCAAAAGGGGAGATTGCGAGTTAGCAACTTGAAGATTTAAGCTTTGCTGTGTAAATTTGTCTCTCCTCAAATCATGCAGTTTGTTGAAGATGCATGAACTATTACTTGAGTAATATTACGGTTCTCTTACTAACCATTTGAACATTGACGTGGACTAAAAAGCCCATAGACTCTATATAAAACATTATCATAATTATGAGTGGGATTTCTTTTGGCTTAGTCCTGTAAATTACTGTCTTTTTAGAGCTCTGAAGTAAGTGCATGGTGAAACTTGCTTGCGGATGGAATCTGGAAATGTTGCATTGTGTCTGTTTAGGACATGGTGTAATTCTGTTCTTGTTTCTCTTCTCTTCAGCGGTTTCGGCGTATGTTGAAGCCTATGACAACTTGATCTCTGGCCCTGTGGCTAAGTACACTGCCCTCAGTCAGAAGATCGGGGGTGACGTCCAGAAGCATGTGCGTACTGCAGCGCTGTCATTTATAGTTCCTGAGCACTGGCACACATTGATAAAGACTCCACTCCTTGTGTCTTATCCTTTGTTTTGTGTCATAGGCTGAGTTGATGAAGCAGGCCTTTTCCTGTCAAAGACAGCTTCTGGTCACTGCCTCCAACTCTCAGAAACCTTCTGATGTAAGTGTCCCTGCACTTTTTTCcagagtctcttatgctcaaggcTACATTATGTGTaacaaaaagacattttaaaacaataatattgggaaaattacaaattaaaattagttttctattttgatatctTTTAAATaagtgatggcaaaactgaatcttttagcagtcattactccagtcagaaatcattcttatatgctgatttgttactcaaaaaatatttctaatcaatgttgaaaacagttgttctgcttaatattttagtttagacAGTGATACATTTTTCCAGATTTTAATAGAAAGTTCAGTTAAAGTCTTatattataaaagtaaataagtaaaaataaataaagtattataaagtaaatgtctttactgtcacttttgatcaaattaatgcatccttgcgtaacaaacattaatttcttacaaaaaaGGTAGTATTTTGAAAGGAAGTGTATCTTTAATCCCATCTGTCTGTTCCTCTTTCTCATTCCCTCTCGGTGTTGTGTAGTCTGTCCTGACCTCTCTGTTGGCCCCCGTGTCTAAAGTGATCCAGGAGGTGCAGGCGTTCCGTGAGAAGAACCGCTCCTCGCCTCTCTTCAACCACCTCTCTGCTGTCAGCGAGAGTGTTCCCGCCCTGGGCTGGGTTGCCATGGTAAGGTGGAGGGTGGAGCCTGGGATTGCCAGCACTGAGCCCCATCCACACAGAGATGTGTTTTGCTGTATACGAATACATTTTTGTATCATTTAGGCGTTTTGTCCACACTGATCCatgttttgggagagtgaaaccgataaatatttttaaaaaatggttcccagagtggataaatctggaAACGCCACCCTTGCGTTTTGTTCTGGACAGCGAATCCGTGTATTTTCTGAAACTATgatgtcatcagcccacgtcttaCCCATAGTCAGACACCGCTACTTCGCGTAACCGcaacaaaaacatcaacaaacacTGTGCAATTCTACTTTTTatcaactaacattaacacagattaatgtattgttccatgttcgtttgtatacCGTATGTATAAGTTTATGcacatagtccaagtcttctctgtttttattgcatctctgtggcagaattacagcgccacatgctggtctggcatgtatactacattgtTTTTGTACTACATTGGTTTCATGTGGATGCAGATATTTCTCGAGACAAGGAAAAGATTGGATGGGTAAAGCTTTGGCTTTGTGTGGACATAGCCTGAGTGTTGCAGTTTTTGTagttgtgtgtttctgtctgatATTAAATCAATTATTGGACTTTATATTAGGGAAGTGTACTCCAACCAATCAGTTTCCTCATTCTCAAGTGTGAGAATTTCCCTACATTTGAAAACGCCTGGGTTAAACGGACACCGTTttcatatgtgttttttttttttagggatgctGTTTATGTGGGATTTAAGTGTAAGACCACATTACAAAGAAATTTTATGATGTACAGTAAGAAATGTATGATTGTGCTCTCTTTCTAGgtcacatttatataaatataattatttaaatactacaAGATAGTAGCACAAGTAATTTCAGACTGATTGGATGTACCTTGATTTTAAAGCACCAGTTCTTAGGATAATCAAAGcaacatttgaactttttttttttttctcagtaagcCAACAACATTGGTGCATGAATGTTCCTAAATCCTTCTCATCAGACTTTTGAACCCCACAGCATATGCACAAGAAACAAAAGTCCTAATAAGTGGAATGTTCGTTCATGTCTTTCAATAAACATATAatctttttctttctaaatgtgtTAGGCACCAAAGCCAGGCCCCTATGTGAAGGAGATGCAGGACGCTGCCACGTTTTACACAAACCGTGTGCTCAAGGATTACAAGGAAAAGTATGTGTCTGTCTGCGATGTAATGCAGCTTGTCTAAACGCCAGCAAAATTGCATATCAGTCATTTTCCCATCTGCCTTATTGTCTTATTTTTAGAGATAAGATGCATGTGGAATGGGTCAATGCCTATGTGTCCATTTGGACTGAGCTGCAGGCCTACATCAAGCAGCACCACACGACTGGACTGAGCTGGAGCAAGACTGTGAGTCTCGTTCTTGTCTGTTCGCTTTGTCCCACATGCTTCTATAAATGAATTTcccaaattaagcattttggtTTCTCAGGGTCCGGTGGCTTCAGCCTCTGGAGGCGCCCCGAGTGGAGGAGCACCAGCTCCACCTCCCCCAGGTCCTCCTCCACCCGCCATGGACTTGGGCAAATCATCAGGTGGAGACTCTGGAGCAACCAATCGCAATGCTCTCTTTGCCTCCCTCAACAAGGGAGCTGATATTACTAAAGGTATTAAATAGATCCCTAACTTGATGTAGTAGTACTACAAATGGATATGATGTGGTTTgggaaaaaaaggtttaaaatgtgTCCAGTAGAGCCTACAGCGCCCAAAACATTCAGTGACCcttttattgctttttaaatgGAAAGGTCATTGCTAAAACCTTTACCAGTCCTTTTGTCTAATTGGAAATGATGCAGATTGTTTCACTTGATGTTCTGTAATGGaagcatcagtgtgtgtgtatattataaagGTCAGTGCAGCAGTCATGATACAAAAGGGCACAGTTAGTGCTTTCACTTGTGGTAAGACTGTAGGGTGtctctttttttatacatataaaattaataattaaatagccatcataacagtgttattttagtatcattgcgATGacgtttttagtatttt includes:
- the LOC127978740 gene encoding adenylyl cyclase-associated protein 1 is translated as MAELAGLVQRLEVAVGRLEAMSCSGGGGSPAASGAVSAYVEAYDNLISGPVAKYTALSQKIGGDVQKHAELMKQAFSCQRQLLVTASNSQKPSDSVLTSLLAPVSKVIQEVQAFREKNRSSPLFNHLSAVSESVPALGWVAMAPKPGPYVKEMQDAATFYTNRVLKDYKEKDKMHVEWVNAYVSIWTELQAYIKQHHTTGLSWSKTGPVASASGGAPSGGAPAPPPPGPPPPAMDLGKSSGGDSGATNRNALFASLNKGADITKGLKHVSDDQKTHKNPQLKAKGAPVPSGPKPFAARPTAAASPARTLPPVLELDGKKWKVENQEGAQGLVISDTELKQVVYAFKCNNSTLQVKGKINSITLDNCKKLGLVFDDVVGIVEVINCKDVKVQVMGKVPTISINKTDGCHVYLSKDSLSCEIVSAKSSEMNVLVPKKDGEYTEIPVPEQFKTVWDGNKLVTTATEIAG